In Solanum pennellii chromosome 3, SPENNV200, a single window of DNA contains:
- the LOC107013272 gene encoding uncharacterized protein LOC107013272 encodes MLPIPTPLNSGIISAGVAVGGMEGGKELPINVQAGVNTGRGDMNVSKNMDDTISVTKQTGSQIDLDTEGFNNKSGSRMSKKKRDNIKKKQQNLSEIEKNKNIAHDDYEAINSEDEWDPDNQSMYDSEDDEPGIDNPQGTDLVPKSQNVWSQELQDITEKSINTKSSLERIQTLRKLHHLSLIVILEPFANNNQLNIVRMQLQMDHAISNSNGKIWLLWSKELTVKILEIHDQHITGEFELAHLHEKFLMSCIYAECKEHLRRPLWDRLMYFSNLDMPWCTIGDFNVITSIEEKIGGIPYNINKSFAFISVIEACGLTDLGYNGIPFTWCNQKDANARVWKRLDRAIVNDKWLENMPQTTIEHLSAVGSDHSPLLMEIVKKEDKHIKYFNFLNCWVDNPCFMDTVQKCWELKVNGNPFWQLHQKLKRLSSSLSVWSKNEYEDIFAKVRVFEDLIKKAEEEFLIHKTDINRQDLQRLMLSDDQIAKAACEYYHNIFTGQTSRVVEWNFHHIPKLITSEQNQMLHDMPTMDELKQVIFAMNPNSAPGPDGIGGKFYQACWNIIKNDLLAAVQYFFCGHVMPKYMSHACLVLIPKIVQPNRFTDLRPISLSNFTNKIISKLLSMRLAKILPSLISDNQLGFVKGRCITENIMLAQEIIHEIKKPQLGNNAAIKLDMTRLMIECLGHIPV; translated from the exons ATGCTCCCAATTCCCACACCCCTAAATAGTGGTATTATATCTGCTGGTGTAGCTGTTGGAGGTATGGAAGGGGGGAAGGAGTTACCTATTAATGTGCAGGCTGGGGTAAACACAGGGAGGGGGGATATGAATGTTTCTAAAAACATGGATGACACTATTTCTGTTACTAAACAAACTGGTTCTCAAATTGATCTTGATACTGAAGGATTTAATAATAAATCTGGAAGTAGGATgagtaaaaagaaaagagataatattaaaaagaaacaacAGAATTTAagtgaaatagaaaaaaataagaatattgcTCATGATGATTATGAGGCTATTAATTCTGAGGATGAGTGGGATCCTGATAATCAGTCTATGTATGATTCTGAGGATGATGAGCCTGGTATTGATAATCCTCAGGGTACAGACTTAGTTCCAAAAAGCCAGAATGTTTGGtctcaagaacttcaagatatAACTGAGAA GAGTATTAACACCAAAAGCTCTCTAGAAAGAATTCAAACTTTGAGGAAGCTTCATCATCTTTCTTTGATAGTTATTCTGGAGCCTTTTGCAAATAATAACCAGCTTAACATTGTGAGGATGCAATTGCAAATGGATCATGCAATTAGCAATTCTAATGGTAAAATTTGGTTGTTGTGGTCTAAGGAGCTTACTGTCAAAATTCTTGAAATCCATGATCAACATATTACAGGGGAATTTGAATTGGCACATCTTCATGAGAAATTTTTGATGTCCTGTATTTATGCTGAATGTAAAGAACATTTGAGGAGACCTTTGTGGGATagattaatgtatttttctaatTTGGATATGCCTTGGTGTACTATTGGTGACTTTAATGTCATCACTTCTATAGAGGAGAAGATAGGGGGTATTCCTTATAACATTAATAAGAGCTTTGCATTTATTAGTGTTATAGAGGCTTGTGGATTAACTGACTTAGGTTACAATGGGATTCCTTTTACTTGGTGTAATCAAAAGGATGCTAATGCAAGGGTGTGGAAGAGGCTGGATAGAGCTATCGTTAATGATAAATGGCTTGAAAACATGCCTCAAACTACTATTGAACATTTATCTGCTGTGGGTTCTGATCATAGTCCACTTTTGATGGAAATTGTTAAGAAAGAAGATAAgcatatcaaatattttaatttcttaaactGTTGGGTAGATAATCCATGTTTTATGGATACTGTCCAAAAATGTTGGGAGCTTAAGGTTAATGGCAATCCTTTTTGGCAATTACACCAAAAATTGAAGAGGCTGAGTTCTTCTCTTAGTGTTTGGTCAAAGAATGAATATGAGGATATTTTTGCTAAAGTCAGAGTATTTGAGGATCTTATTAAGAAGGCAGAGGAGGAATTTCTTATTCATAAAACTGATATCAATAGGCAGGATTTACAGAGATTAATGCTGA GCGATGATCAGATTGCAAAAGCTGCTTGTGAATATTATCACAATATATTTACTGGTCAGACTAGTAGAGTGGTTGAATGGAATTTTCATCATATTCCTAAGTTAATTACTTCTGAGCAAAATCAAATGCTTCATGATATGCCTACTATGGATGAGTTAAAACAGGTTATTTTTGCCATGAATCCCAATTCAGCTCCTGGTCCTGATGGTATTGGGGGGAAATTTTATCAAGCTTGTTGGAATAtcattaaaaatgatttattagCTGCAGTCCAATATTTCTTTTGTGGTCATGTTATGCCTAAATATATGTCTCATGCTTGCTTGGTTTTAATTCCTAAAATTGTTCAGCCTAATAGATTCACTGATCTTAGACCTATTAGTTTAAGCAAttttactaataaaattatctctAAGCTTTTAAGCATGAGACTGGCAAAGATCCTTCCTTCTTTAATCTCTGATAATCAATTAGGTTTTGTAAAAGGAAGATGTATTACTGAGAATATTATGCTTGCACAGGAAATCATTCATGAAATTAAGAAACCTCAGTTAGGTAATAATGCTGCTATTAAATTGGATATGACAAGGCTTATGATAGAGTGTCTTGGTCATATACCTGTATAG